A single Bacillus sp. HMF5848 DNA region contains:
- a CDS encoding DUF4230 domain-containing protein, with protein sequence MKKNHIETLIENIKQGDEQQEALLKELLEAKQQAAATVALQKPTSFVRSSKLLVTISTIVLVTILALVTFNYFKPTPQIDEAAFTERIHDLATLATAEAYVKTVIEKEDNKLFGKEIGVNFPGTKRKLLLIVPAKVLAGVNLENIDVDDIVIDEVNKSLEITLPKATFISDPALDMEKIQAFSSEGLFRGDVNWEEGYDLAAEATKLLQQEALELGILETAEENASQVLREFFSALDYTVEIKFL encoded by the coding sequence ATGAAAAAAAATCATATTGAAACATTAATAGAGAATATTAAACAAGGTGATGAACAGCAAGAGGCACTTTTAAAAGAATTGCTTGAAGCAAAACAGCAAGCTGCAGCAACAGTAGCACTACAAAAACCTACTTCGTTTGTACGAAGCTCAAAGCTACTCGTAACTATATCCACAATTGTTCTCGTTACGATACTTGCTCTTGTAACATTTAATTATTTTAAACCCACTCCTCAAATTGATGAAGCTGCGTTTACAGAAAGAATACATGACCTTGCTACACTGGCTACTGCTGAGGCATATGTAAAAACCGTAATAGAAAAAGAGGATAATAAATTATTCGGCAAAGAAATTGGGGTTAACTTTCCTGGTACGAAAAGAAAACTGTTGTTAATTGTTCCAGCAAAAGTGTTAGCTGGTGTAAATCTTGAAAATATTGATGTGGATGATATTGTCATTGATGAAGTAAACAAATCTCTTGAGATAACACTACCAAAAGCAACTTTTATATCTGATCCCGCATTAGATATGGAAAAGATCCAAGCATTCTCAAGCGAAGGTTTGTTTCGTGGAGATGTAAACTGGGAAGAAGGCTATGATTTAGCCGCTGAAGCTACAAAACTATTACAACAAGAGGCATTGGAGCTTGGAATTCTTGAGACAGCTGAAGAGAACGCATCACAGGTGCTTCGTGAGTTTTTTTCAGCTCTAGATTATACTGTTGAAATAAAGTTTCTATAA
- the nirB gene encoding nitrite reductase large subunit NirB — protein MNKQKLVMIGNGMAGIRTIEEILKTNAEAYEITVFGNEPHPNYNRIQLSTVLQGDTTIEDIIMNDWNWYKENNINLHVNEEIVEINTAAKLVVSDNGTKTPYDELIIATGSSSFILPVPGSDKIGVTGFRDIKDCEMMINTAEKYKKAVVIGGGLLGLEAARGLLNLGMEVKVVHLMSHLMERQLDATAAKMLRQELEAQGMEFLMEKQTAEILGDDRVTGLRFTDGTEVDTDLVVMAVGIKPNIELAKQAGIATNRGIVVDDFMATSVADVYAVGECAEHREVTYGLVAPLYEQGKVLADALAKQQTEGYKGSIVGTQLKVSGVDLFSAGEISEDENTKSIVVHNEFEGIYKRVLVRDNRIVGICLYGDTADGQKLFRMLTKNEDVSGLTSTAILQAQGCCGGGGASDVASMPDDELVCGCNGVTKATIVEAIREKDCKTVDEVGGCTNAGRSCGRCKGLVGDILAYTLGDEFDAAASSKKTVCGCTTFSRDEVVEKIKELGLSTVKEVMNVLEWKNEEGCTKCRPALNYYLGMIHQDLYRDERNSRLVNEKMHANIQKDGTYSVVPRMYGGVTTAQDLKKIAEVAEKYNVPLVKLTGGQRIGLFGVKKEDLVAIWEELDMPSGYAYGKTLRTVKTCVGAQFCRYGTQDSMKLGIELEKKFERLDTPHKVKMGVSACPRNCAEAGIKDIGYVGVDGGWELYVAGNGGTDLRAGDLLCTVKTEEEVMEMTSAYLQYYRETATYLERTSVWLERVGLEHVQAVLADEQTRKELNARLDKTVERYNEPWREAIDNKDIQEKYYAVRNIPVEVK, from the coding sequence ATGAATAAACAAAAGTTAGTTATGATAGGGAACGGAATGGCTGGTATTCGCACAATTGAAGAGATCCTAAAAACCAATGCAGAAGCTTACGAGATTACTGTGTTTGGGAACGAGCCACATCCGAATTACAATAGAATTCAGCTTTCAACAGTTCTTCAAGGTGACACAACTATTGAAGACATTATTATGAATGACTGGAACTGGTATAAAGAAAACAATATTAACTTACACGTAAACGAAGAGATTGTGGAGATTAATACAGCCGCAAAACTAGTTGTATCAGATAATGGTACAAAAACTCCTTATGATGAATTAATTATTGCTACCGGGTCATCGTCATTTATTTTACCTGTACCAGGATCAGACAAAATAGGTGTAACAGGCTTTCGTGATATAAAAGATTGTGAAATGATGATCAATACAGCTGAAAAATATAAAAAAGCAGTTGTTATAGGTGGAGGATTACTCGGCTTAGAAGCAGCTCGCGGTCTTCTTAATTTAGGAATGGAAGTAAAGGTTGTTCATTTAATGAGCCACTTAATGGAGCGTCAGTTAGATGCGACTGCTGCAAAGATGCTTCGTCAAGAGTTAGAAGCACAAGGCATGGAATTTTTAATGGAAAAGCAAACAGCTGAAATTCTTGGTGACGATCGCGTAACAGGCTTACGTTTTACGGACGGCACAGAAGTAGATACAGACTTAGTTGTTATGGCTGTTGGTATTAAACCAAACATCGAACTTGCAAAACAAGCAGGTATAGCGACAAACCGTGGTATTGTTGTGGATGATTTCATGGCAACAAGTGTAGCGGATGTATATGCTGTGGGAGAGTGTGCCGAGCACAGAGAAGTAACGTATGGTTTAGTTGCCCCGTTATACGAGCAAGGGAAGGTGTTAGCAGATGCTCTTGCCAAACAGCAAACAGAAGGATACAAAGGCTCTATTGTTGGGACACAATTAAAGGTATCAGGCGTAGATTTATTCTCAGCAGGAGAGATTAGCGAAGATGAAAACACAAAATCTATCGTTGTTCACAACGAATTTGAAGGTATTTATAAGAGAGTACTAGTTCGTGATAACCGAATTGTAGGTATCTGTTTATATGGTGATACAGCGGATGGTCAAAAGCTATTCCGTATGCTAACTAAAAATGAAGATGTAAGTGGCTTAACAAGTACAGCTATTCTACAAGCGCAAGGCTGCTGTGGAGGTGGAGGAGCAAGTGATGTTGCTTCTATGCCAGATGATGAACTAGTTTGTGGCTGTAACGGTGTTACAAAAGCAACAATTGTAGAAGCAATCCGTGAGAAGGACTGTAAAACAGTTGATGAAGTTGGTGGCTGTACGAATGCAGGTCGTTCATGTGGGCGTTGTAAAGGGTTAGTCGGTGATATCTTGGCTTACACTCTTGGTGATGAGTTTGATGCTGCAGCTTCATCTAAAAAGACGGTTTGTGGTTGTACAACATTTAGCCGTGATGAAGTAGTAGAGAAAATTAAAGAACTTGGCTTATCAACAGTGAAAGAAGTTATGAATGTACTAGAGTGGAAGAACGAAGAGGGTTGTACAAAATGTCGTCCAGCCTTGAACTACTACCTAGGTATGATCCATCAGGACCTATACCGGGATGAACGTAATTCACGATTGGTGAATGAAAAAATGCATGCGAACATTCAAAAGGATGGGACATACTCTGTTGTTCCACGTATGTACGGTGGTGTGACAACTGCTCAAGATTTGAAGAAAATCGCTGAGGTTGCTGAAAAATACAATGTACCTCTTGTGAAGCTTACAGGTGGGCAACGTATCGGATTATTCGGTGTGAAGAAAGAAGATTTAGTTGCTATTTGGGAAGAGTTAGATATGCCATCAGGTTACGCATACGGTAAAACATTACGTACAGTTAAAACATGTGTGGGCGCACAGTTCTGTCGCTATGGAACACAAGACTCTATGAAACTAGGTATTGAGCTTGAAAAGAAATTCGAACGTCTTGATACACCACATAAAGTAAAAATGGGAGTTTCAGCTTGTCCACGTAACTGTGCAGAGGCTGGTATCAAAGATATTGGCTATGTTGGTGTTGACGGTGGTTGGGAGCTTTACGTAGCAGGAAATGGTGGTACGGACTTACGAGCAGGCGATCTTCTATGCACGGTGAAAACGGAAGAGGAAGTCATGGAAATGACAAGTGCTTACCTACAATACTATCGTGAAACAGCAACGTATTTAGAACGCACGTCTGTGTGGTTAGAGCGTGTTGGTTTAGAGCATGTTCAAGCGGTACTAGCAGATGAACAAACGCGTAAAGAGCTTAATGCTCGCTTAGATAAAACAGTAGAACGTTATAACGAGCCTTGGAGAGAGGCTATTGATAATAAAGACATTCAAGAAAAATATTATGCAGTTCGTAACATTCCAGTGGAGGTTAAATAA
- the nirD gene encoding nitrite reductase small subunit NirD has product MDATKKRIAVARYEELQIGYGQTVKIDDLQIALFKITDGRVFAIEDKSPHPKGGVLSEGLVSGEYVFCPVYDLKISLVTGMVQAPDTGQVTTYEVDVTDGVVSIIL; this is encoded by the coding sequence ATGGATGCAACTAAAAAGCGTATTGCTGTCGCTCGATATGAAGAATTACAAATTGGTTATGGTCAAACAGTCAAAATTGATGACTTACAAATTGCCCTTTTTAAAATAACAGATGGTCGCGTATTTGCCATCGAAGATAAAAGTCCACATCCGAAAGGCGGCGTCCTTTCGGAGGGACTCGTTAGCGGAGAGTATGTATTTTGTCCCGTTTACGACTTAAAGATCTCATTAGTAACTGGTATGGTGCAAGCGCCTGATACAGGTCAGGTTACAACGTATGAAGTTGATGTTACGGATGGAGTAGTTTCTATAATTTTATAA
- the cobA gene encoding uroporphyrinogen-III C-methyltransferase: MMQAGKVYLVGAGPGDIGLITVKGLEAIQKADVILYDRLANPKLLDFAKQDAELIYCGKLPNRHILRQEAINALLVEKASEGKLVTRLKGGDPSVFGRVGEEAEALADAGIQYDIVPGITSGIAAAAYAGIPVTHREYGNSFAVVTAHDKSKNGQPSIDWEGLVRGIDTVAFYMGVANLPYICENMIKHGKSPQTPVILIQWGTFGRQKTLQGTLETIAELVQREKFTNPAITLVGDIVAIREKIQWFEKKPLYGRQILLARTTEGNSTLAKQLSDEGADVIEFPKWKQTKTSIEASKLATVVDYDKILFTSPNSVQHFFEQLLDAQLDIRSIKAELYGVSSKSVAALKGKGLLAKLAVDMEKQGSLLIVGDDTIEQNEIYYTYEYGTHDTLITSKKQVDEAYFPIFLRMLEEAAIDTIVLPSSASVSTLYEGLKGCGIDKNDFFNNKKVICMGQQTRMMAELNQVSISTTLAYPTAATLIECLTTTREAQLVSLS, encoded by the coding sequence ATGATGCAAGCAGGTAAAGTATATTTAGTAGGAGCAGGTCCTGGGGATATAGGTCTTATCACAGTAAAAGGTTTAGAAGCTATTCAAAAGGCAGATGTCATTTTATATGACCGTCTAGCTAATCCGAAGCTTCTAGACTTTGCAAAGCAAGATGCAGAATTAATATATTGTGGTAAGTTACCTAATCGTCATATTTTACGACAAGAAGCTATCAATGCCCTTTTAGTTGAAAAAGCAAGTGAAGGAAAGCTTGTAACAAGATTAAAAGGTGGCGACCCAAGTGTGTTCGGTCGTGTAGGAGAAGAAGCTGAAGCTCTAGCTGATGCTGGTATTCAATATGATATTGTTCCTGGTATCACGTCTGGAATTGCTGCTGCAGCCTATGCTGGTATCCCTGTTACTCACCGTGAGTATGGAAATTCGTTTGCTGTTGTGACTGCTCACGATAAGTCTAAAAATGGTCAGCCTTCTATTGATTGGGAAGGACTTGTCCGCGGTATCGATACGGTAGCTTTTTACATGGGAGTTGCCAATCTACCATATATTTGTGAAAATATGATCAAACATGGTAAATCTCCTCAGACTCCAGTCATTCTTATTCAGTGGGGAACTTTCGGGCGTCAAAAGACATTACAAGGTACGTTAGAAACGATTGCGGAGCTTGTACAACGTGAAAAATTCACAAACCCAGCGATTACACTTGTTGGAGATATTGTAGCCATTCGTGAAAAAATACAATGGTTTGAAAAAAAACCACTGTATGGTCGTCAAATTTTACTAGCTAGAACAACAGAAGGAAATAGTACGCTTGCAAAACAATTGTCCGATGAAGGGGCAGATGTTATTGAATTTCCGAAATGGAAGCAAACAAAAACTTCTATTGAGGCTAGTAAGTTAGCTACAGTAGTTGATTATGATAAAATACTATTTACATCACCAAATAGTGTGCAACATTTTTTCGAGCAACTTTTGGATGCTCAGTTAGATATTCGCTCTATTAAAGCAGAATTGTATGGTGTTTCTAGTAAATCTGTTGCCGCTTTAAAAGGAAAAGGATTACTTGCAAAACTAGCTGTTGATATGGAAAAACAAGGCTCACTTTTAATAGTTGGTGATGATACTATTGAGCAAAATGAGATATATTATACGTATGAATACGGCACACACGATACTCTTATAACTAGCAAAAAACAGGTCGACGAAGCGTATTTCCCTATCTTTTTACGTATGCTAGAGGAAGCTGCTATTGATACGATTGTATTACCAAGTTCAGCATCTGTTTCAACGTTATATGAAGGGTTAAAAGGATGCGGTATCGATAAGAATGATTTTTTTAATAATAAAAAAGTAATATGTATGGGTCAACAGACGCGTATGATGGCAGAATTAAATCAAGTGTCGATTAGTACGACCCTTGCATATCCAACAGCAGCTACATTAATAGAGTGTCTTACAACAACACGTGAGGCGCAACTTGTTTCATTAAGCTAG
- a CDS encoding sirohydrochlorin chelatase, translated as MEAVCYIGHGSRTEQGNKAFVAFIKGVMSIVDAPIQEYGFMELAEPSIPDAIEKCVNQGATVVKVMPVLLLPGIHANFDIPSFVEKARKKYPDVTFLYGTPLAGDDLMLEVFHDRLQSCGAVADEKSAVLLVGHGSRDNQAAEAFMELASNYRKQSSFEVHVGYLKMTEPFFGDVLEEMLKSEEYTNIYVLPFLLFTGGFAEQIKKVISYYQEHYETKVISQCDPVGFDEKLQLLLKKRVLEVRG; from the coding sequence TTGGAAGCAGTATGTTATATTGGACACGGCAGTCGCACAGAGCAAGGAAACAAAGCGTTTGTGGCATTTATTAAAGGTGTAATGTCTATAGTTGACGCACCTATACAAGAGTATGGTTTTATGGAATTGGCGGAACCTTCTATTCCTGATGCCATTGAAAAATGTGTAAACCAAGGCGCGACTGTTGTAAAAGTAATGCCAGTGTTATTATTGCCTGGTATACATGCTAACTTTGATATTCCAAGTTTTGTAGAAAAAGCACGTAAGAAATATCCAGATGTCACATTTTTATATGGGACACCGCTTGCGGGTGATGATTTAATGCTCGAAGTATTTCATGATCGCTTGCAGTCGTGCGGAGCAGTGGCGGATGAGAAGTCTGCTGTGTTGCTTGTTGGTCACGGGAGTCGCGATAATCAAGCAGCAGAAGCATTTATGGAATTAGCAAGCAACTATAGAAAGCAGTCTAGTTTTGAGGTGCATGTAGGGTATTTAAAAATGACAGAACCATTTTTCGGAGACGTACTTGAGGAAATGCTAAAGTCTGAAGAGTATACAAACATTTACGTCCTGCCATTTCTATTGTTTACCGGTGGTTTTGCAGAACAAATAAAGAAAGTAATATCTTACTATCAAGAGCATTACGAAACAAAAGTAATTTCACAGTGTGATCCGGTTGGATTTGATGAAAAACTACAGCTTTTACTAAAAAAGCGTGTACTTGAAGTGCGAGGGTGA
- a CDS encoding NAD(P)-binding protein: MDPLYPVMLHLAGKHVVVVGGGVIATRKVMGFLEANASITVVSPQVTERLQFLIEEGTIDWRKKLFTDDDVEDAFMVVAATNNRELNCMIRESCQSTQLFLSIDDPLQSDFVVPSVIRRGKLTLAVSTGGASPKLAAKIRRELENMYDDTYEAYVEFLYECRQVILSKVSDPSVKSKLLAEIIDDRFRLASNRDELFQQLLDESME; this comes from the coding sequence ATGGACCCGTTATACCCTGTCATGCTTCATTTAGCTGGTAAACATGTAGTGGTAGTTGGTGGGGGCGTTATTGCAACGAGAAAAGTCATGGGCTTTCTTGAAGCAAACGCCTCTATTACTGTCGTAAGTCCGCAAGTTACTGAAAGGCTGCAGTTTTTAATTGAGGAAGGAACTATTGATTGGCGTAAAAAGTTATTTACTGACGATGACGTGGAGGACGCCTTCATGGTGGTTGCAGCGACAAATAATCGAGAGTTAAATTGTATGATACGCGAGTCATGTCAGTCGACTCAGCTGTTTCTGAGTATTGATGATCCTTTACAGTCTGACTTTGTTGTTCCATCTGTGATACGTCGTGGTAAGCTTACTTTAGCAGTTTCTACGGGAGGAGCAAGCCCTAAGTTAGCTGCAAAAATCCGTCGTGAGCTGGAAAATATGTACGACGATACATACGAAGCATACGTAGAGTTTTTATATGAATGTCGACAAGTAATTTTAAGTAAAGTTTCAGATCCATCTGTAAAAAGTAAACTGCTTGCAGAGATTATAGATGATCGTTTTAGATTGGCAAGTAACCGCGACGAACTATTTCAACAGTTACTTGATGAGTCTATGGAATAG
- a CDS encoding WG repeat-containing protein produces MQSENRNIVLPRVLSLFPAPVRTVNGIEWGYINSKGRFIIKPQFSVVMDFQDNGFAIVSKEGKYGVINESGQFIVRPKYESIMPFSQGLAVVTTEKGYSVINEKGRIITQKAYKFIGDYENDFALVADTTEEYPYAYGYLNKRGRVAIPIQFKGATNFYEGVAVVQKEDDKFVLINQQGDILKEYDYPFVGEHTGSYLVFQQEEGGLYGYIEENGNVVISPQFQFAQPFQHDLAVVTVPNKGVGLIDSEGKFILKPKYSDIKVLDKKRYAVGRAINSEKPYLGSVYAVADANGQFLSEFIYYDITPYMNGFASANNKQETFFISKSGQIAEGLPVLKGVGSLHLEGDVVKAVIDDIVSYYTRDGKLLYRENMVITLNRQYAVKVRKFKPNTNYLVYYPQVQGMPNGTMERRVNEELKELSNVIDIKPDKQLEYSYEGDFSIQFFKKKLLVLKLFAYNYPFGAAHGMPSETYPHINLQTGQFHNLSDLFKEDSRYIEVLSDVIQTQIDTNSEYDYVFPDSYNGIRLDQPFYVNEKAVYIYFEPYEIAPYAAGFPTFRIPFKEIHDIINTSGSFWKSFH; encoded by the coding sequence ATGCAATCTGAGAACCGAAATATAGTGTTACCAAGAGTATTAAGTTTATTTCCAGCACCCGTTAGAACAGTAAATGGAATCGAATGGGGTTATATAAACAGTAAAGGTCGCTTTATCATTAAACCACAATTTAGTGTGGTAATGGATTTCCAGGATAATGGTTTTGCTATTGTGTCAAAGGAAGGTAAATATGGTGTAATCAATGAGAGCGGTCAATTTATTGTCAGACCGAAATACGAAAGCATCATGCCTTTTTCACAAGGGCTTGCAGTCGTTACCACTGAAAAGGGATATAGTGTTATTAACGAGAAAGGGAGAATCATAACACAAAAGGCTTACAAGTTTATTGGAGATTATGAAAACGATTTTGCTTTAGTCGCAGATACAACAGAGGAATATCCATATGCCTATGGATACTTAAATAAGCGTGGAAGAGTTGCTATTCCTATTCAGTTTAAGGGCGCTACTAATTTTTATGAGGGAGTAGCAGTTGTGCAAAAAGAGGATGACAAGTTTGTACTCATTAATCAACAAGGAGACATTTTGAAGGAGTATGACTACCCATTTGTCGGTGAACACACAGGTTCATATCTTGTTTTTCAGCAGGAAGAAGGAGGATTATACGGATATATTGAAGAGAATGGTAATGTTGTAATTAGCCCGCAGTTTCAATTCGCTCAACCGTTTCAGCATGACCTTGCCGTAGTTACGGTCCCGAACAAAGGTGTAGGGCTGATTGATTCCGAAGGGAAATTTATACTCAAGCCAAAGTATTCAGATATTAAGGTGCTGGATAAAAAGCGATATGCTGTAGGTAGGGCAATTAATAGTGAAAAACCTTATTTGGGAAGTGTTTACGCCGTTGCTGATGCAAACGGACAATTTCTAAGCGAATTTATATATTATGATATAACGCCATATATGAATGGCTTCGCTTCAGCTAATAATAAACAGGAGACCTTTTTTATAAGTAAAAGCGGACAAATTGCGGAAGGACTACCTGTTTTAAAGGGCGTAGGATCATTGCACTTAGAAGGGGACGTTGTTAAGGCGGTAATAGATGACATAGTTTCCTACTATACTCGTGACGGAAAACTGTTATATAGAGAAAATATGGTTATTACATTAAACCGTCAATATGCTGTTAAAGTTAGAAAGTTTAAGCCAAATACTAATTATCTAGTATATTACCCACAAGTACAAGGTATGCCGAATGGCACGATGGAACGGCGTGTAAACGAAGAATTAAAGGAGCTCTCGAATGTAATAGACATAAAACCGGATAAGCAATTGGAATACTCATATGAAGGCGATTTTAGTATCCAGTTTTTTAAAAAGAAATTGCTCGTATTAAAATTGTTTGCTTATAATTACCCTTTTGGTGCGGCTCATGGAATGCCATCGGAAACGTATCCCCATATAAATCTTCAAACGGGGCAATTTCATAATTTAAGCGATCTATTTAAGGAAGACAGTCGGTATATTGAAGTATTAAGTGACGTAATACAAACTCAAATTGATACGAACTCTGAATATGACTATGTATTTCCAGACAGTTATAATGGAATTAGACTTGATCAGCCCTTTTATGTGAATGAAAAAGCAGTGTATATATACTTTGAACCGTATGAGATTGCTCCTTATGCAGCGGGATTTCCGACTTTTCGAATACCATTTAAGGAGATTCACGATATCATTAACACAAGTGGTTCTTTCTGGAAATCATTTCATTGA
- the corA gene encoding magnesium/cobalt transporter CorA yields the protein MIQIVAIDQQHKKMPHITLDTIFSPDVAWFWVDMSQPTNEEINELSKTFKFHPLAIEDCIHKLQRPKLDYYGEYTFFVTHALNQLEKEEINFFVSKDYIVTFHHQDSKEINRAWNQLVSSSDISTWGSYYVFYQVVDKIVDNYFPVVYGIEDELDEIESNPSDKSMEELLEHLFDIRHDLLTLRHTINPMRDLLYRMLNSHHLQGIRERVEYFSDIYDHLLKLVEMVDSNREITMDIRDNYLSINSHQTNKVMQILTVITTIFMPLTFIVGLYGMNFEYMPELTWKYGYFVTLGVMAVIGVGMYIWFQRKGWFR from the coding sequence ATGATACAAATTGTTGCAATAGACCAGCAACATAAAAAGATGCCGCATATTACACTCGATACCATATTTTCACCTGATGTTGCATGGTTTTGGGTGGATATGAGTCAGCCAACTAATGAGGAGATTAACGAGTTATCGAAAACGTTCAAATTTCATCCTTTAGCAATAGAGGACTGTATACATAAATTGCAAAGACCAAAGCTTGATTATTATGGAGAGTACACGTTCTTTGTAACACATGCGTTAAATCAGTTAGAAAAAGAAGAAATTAATTTTTTTGTATCTAAAGATTATATTGTTACCTTTCATCATCAAGATTCGAAGGAGATTAACCGTGCATGGAACCAGCTTGTGTCGAGTAGTGATATAAGTACGTGGGGATCTTATTATGTGTTTTATCAAGTTGTCGATAAAATTGTTGATAATTATTTTCCAGTTGTATATGGAATAGAAGACGAGCTTGATGAAATTGAGTCCAACCCTTCGGACAAGTCCATGGAAGAATTACTAGAGCATTTGTTTGATATTCGACATGATCTACTTACGTTGCGACATACGATTAATCCAATGAGAGATTTATTATATAGAATGCTAAATTCTCATCATTTACAAGGAATTCGTGAGAGGGTGGAATATTTCTCAGATATATACGATCATCTACTAAAGCTTGTTGAGATGGTAGATTCTAATCGCGAAATAACAATGGATATTCGTGATAATTACTTATCAATCAACTCTCATCAAACGAATAAAGTTATGCAGATATTAACTGTTATTACGACTATTTTCATGCCACTGACTTTTATTGTTGGTTTATATGGCATGAATTTCGAGTATATGCCTGAATTGACATGGAAGTACGGGTATTTTGTTACATTAGGAGTCATGGCTGTTATCGGTGTTGGAATGTACATTTGGTTTCAACGAAAAGGTTGGTTTCGGTAA